A region of Candidatus Paceibacterota bacterium DNA encodes the following proteins:
- a CDS encoding 2-dehydropantoate 2-reductase, whose protein sequence is MKVAVVGCGAVGSFYGAKLARVGHEVHFLLRSDFDAVRAGGLRIQSPDGDFQVQPRCARCPDEIGPADLVLIGLKTTANHQFPELLPPLVCPTTAVLTLQNGLGNEEQLARLFPVEQILGGLCFVCLNRIAPGLIRHIGYGQVVLGDFQRPPAPRTRDLATCFDMAGVACTVSDDLARAHWEKLVWNIPFNGLGVASAAGPDAFERLNLVPVPAARSCGCQSAHLDRETNQRRLTAAATECLTTDKLLGDAGWARLVRELMLEVISAARALGHDIPDAYADEHVERTRAMGAYKASTLIDFERGQALELESLFLEPLRQATRAGVPTPRLAALCAVLESL, encoded by the coding sequence TCGGGCACGAGGTCCACTTCCTCTTGCGGTCCGATTTTGATGCCGTCCGGGCTGGGGGGCTGCGCATCCAAAGCCCCGACGGGGATTTCCAGGTTCAGCCGCGCTGTGCACGGTGCCCGGACGAGATCGGCCCGGCCGACCTCGTTCTTATTGGGCTCAAGACCACTGCCAACCACCAATTTCCAGAGCTCCTCCCGCCCCTGGTTTGTCCGACCACCGCCGTGCTGACCTTGCAGAACGGCTTGGGCAACGAGGAGCAACTCGCCCGCCTGTTCCCGGTCGAGCAGATACTCGGTGGTCTATGTTTCGTCTGCTTAAACCGCATCGCCCCGGGGCTCATCCGTCATATTGGTTACGGGCAGGTTGTCCTGGGTGACTTTCAACGTCCGCCTGCTCCTCGCACCCGTGACCTTGCAACCTGTTTCGACATGGCCGGCGTGGCCTGCACGGTTAGCGATGACCTGGCGCGCGCGCATTGGGAGAAATTGGTTTGGAACATCCCCTTCAATGGTCTTGGGGTCGCCAGCGCCGCCGGTCCGGATGCCTTCGAGCGCCTCAATTTGGTCCCTGTGCCGGCTGCCCGCAGCTGCGGATGTCAATCAGCGCACCTTGATCGGGAGACAAATCAGCGCCGATTGACGGCGGCGGCGACGGAATGCCTGACGACGGACAAGCTCCTGGGCGATGCGGGATGGGCGAGGCTTGTGCGGGAGTTGATGCTCGAGGTCATTTCCGCCGCGCGCGCGCTCGGGCACGATATTCCGGACGCGTACGCCGACGAGCATGTCGAGCGCACCCGCGCGATGGGCGCTTACAAGGCTTCCACGCTGATTGACTTTGAGCGGGGGCAGGCATTGGAGCTTGAGAGTCTATTCCTCGAACCACTCCGCCAGGCCACCAGGGCTGGGGTACCTACGCCCCGGCTCGCGGCGCTGTGCGCGGTGTTAGAGTCCCTTTGA
- a CDS encoding glutamate--tRNA ligase family protein, protein MKTRVRFAPSPTGFLHIGGARTALFNWLYARHTGGTFILRIEDTDAARNTQEAVEVILNGLRWLGLDWDEGPATGDPGGASKGDCGPYFQSQRKENYRRRVEGLLSRGLAYEVEGTIKFKMERSPILIPDVVVGDVRRELTDREQADPDFIIVRSDGQPVFHLVNVVDDLEMGVTHVIRGEDHLSNTAKHIALFRALGGEPPKYAHIPLILNIDGTKMSKRDKGASLMTYGEEGYVPAALVNYLCLLGWSPKGNREKMPLSEVIETFDLPQVLRHNARFDLTKLIWLNGEYIRELTDERFYELSAEALKRAGLDLGKYTADYVRAALETCKGKVKLFGELPAYAGFYFKEDIAYDPEAARKDFTAENKPRVARLREALAKLEPFEADPIGAALKTVAQELGVKAGVLVHPTRLACCGNTAGPSLYHLLAILGKERALARIDRALAKMG, encoded by the coding sequence GTGAAGACACGCGTTCGTTTTGCGCCAAGTCCAACAGGTTTCCTGCACATCGGCGGGGCCCGGACGGCTCTGTTCAACTGGCTGTATGCCCGGCACACGGGGGGCACGTTCATTCTGCGCATCGAGGATACCGATGCCGCGCGCAACACGCAGGAGGCGGTGGAAGTGATTCTCAACGGCCTGCGTTGGCTGGGGCTGGATTGGGACGAGGGCCCCGCGACGGGCGATCCTGGCGGCGCGAGCAAGGGCGATTGCGGGCCCTACTTCCAGAGCCAGCGCAAGGAGAATTATCGTCGGCGGGTGGAAGGACTGCTTTCCAGGGGGCTGGCGTATGAGGTGGAAGGGACAATTAAGTTCAAGATGGAGCGCTCCCCGATCCTGATCCCCGATGTGGTCGTTGGCGACGTGCGGCGGGAACTGACGGATCGGGAACAAGCAGACCCGGATTTCATCATCGTGCGATCAGACGGGCAGCCGGTGTTTCACCTGGTGAACGTAGTGGATGATCTGGAGATGGGGGTCACGCACGTTATCCGCGGGGAGGATCACCTGAGTAATACGGCCAAGCACATTGCGCTGTTCCGTGCTTTGGGGGGCGAGCCGCCCAAGTACGCGCATATCCCGCTGATCCTGAACATTGACGGCACCAAGATGAGCAAGCGGGACAAGGGGGCCTCGCTCATGACCTATGGCGAGGAGGGCTACGTGCCGGCAGCGCTGGTCAACTACCTCTGCCTGCTGGGCTGGTCGCCGAAGGGCAACCGCGAGAAGATGCCGCTGTCAGAGGTGATCGAGACATTCGACCTCCCGCAAGTCCTCCGGCACAACGCGCGATTCGACCTCACTAAGCTGATCTGGCTGAACGGGGAGTACATCCGCGAGTTGACCGACGAGCGCTTTTACGAACTGTCCGCTGAGGCGCTGAAGCGCGCCGGCTTGGACCTCGGCAAATACACGGCGGATTACGTGCGGGCGGCGCTGGAGACGTGCAAAGGGAAGGTGAAGCTGTTCGGCGAGCTGCCGGCTTACGCCGGGTTCTACTTCAAGGAAGATATCGCCTACGATCCGGAGGCCGCGCGGAAGGACTTCACGGCGGAGAACAAGCCACGCGTGGCGCGACTGCGCGAGGCGTTGGCGAAGCTGGAGCCTTTCGAGGCGGACCCGATTGGCGCTGCGCTAAAGACCGTTGCGCAGGAGCTAGGGGTGAAGGCCGGCGTGCTGGTGCATCCGACGCGCCTGGCCTGCTGCGGCAACACCGCCGGGCCAAGCCTGTATCATCTGCTGGCCATCCTGGGCAAAGAGCGTGCGCTGGCGCGAATTGACCGGGCGCTGGCAAAGATGGGGTAG
- the purE gene encoding 5-(carboxyamino)imidazole ribonucleotide mutase — MKQPAKPLVGIIMGSDSDWPTMKAAADACAEFGVPHEVRVISAHRTPRDLERYASTAHTRGLRVIIAGAGGAAHLPGVAAAFTTLPVIGVPIESKALKGLDSLLSIVQMPSGIPVATVAIGGARNAGLLAVQTLATGNAALQKKLLSFKARLATESRAKNRNLA, encoded by the coding sequence ATGAAGCAACCTGCCAAGCCCTTGGTCGGCATTATTATGGGCAGCGACTCCGATTGGCCCACGATGAAAGCCGCCGCGGACGCCTGTGCCGAGTTCGGCGTGCCGCATGAGGTTCGCGTGATATCGGCGCACCGCACCCCGCGGGATTTGGAGCGCTACGCGAGCACTGCTCACACTCGCGGCTTGCGGGTCATCATCGCCGGGGCTGGCGGCGCCGCGCACTTGCCCGGGGTGGCAGCAGCGTTTACCACCCTCCCAGTGATTGGCGTGCCTATCGAGAGCAAAGCCCTTAAGGGACTCGATTCCCTCCTTTCGATTGTCCAAATGCCCAGCGGCATACCGGTGGCGACCGTCGCCATTGGCGGAGCTCGTAACGCCGGATTGCTCGCGGTTCAGACTCTGGCCACCGGCAATGCCGCCCTGCAAAAGAAGCTCCTCTCCTTCAAGGCCCGCCTGGCAACGGAATCACGGGCCAAAAACCGCAACCTTGCCTAA
- a CDS encoding MFS transporter, which produces MMKWSGIADFLALRRNTGLLLVALVLAGTGEKLWLGFAPKYLQTLGASILVIGLFDALQTLLGAVYAYPGGWLTDRWGQRRSLILFSALSLGGYALALAWHHWLALLIGAFLFLAWSALSLPTTFTVVATSLKARQHTMGIGIQSMVRRVPMMLGPLVGGWLITRFGWTRGVQYALLLCLLLTLLTMAFQWFMFEPARGEVAPAGESNGTNFLAVIKSFTPALRELLISDILIRFCERIPYAFIILWAMNRGGVDAQQFGLLVAIEMVTAMICYIPVAHLADKYGRRPFVLVTFMFFTLFPVTLLWATSFGWLALAFVVRGLKEFGEPARKALIIGEAVPELRARTYGAYYLIRDCVVTSGSFVGAWLWSIGPYANFAGAAACGAMGTGWFWWFIFRRKAVPGLTGSPGSAESAGTRT; this is translated from the coding sequence ATGATGAAATGGAGTGGTATCGCGGACTTCCTCGCGCTCCGGCGCAACACGGGCCTTCTGCTCGTGGCGCTGGTCCTGGCGGGCACGGGTGAGAAACTCTGGCTTGGGTTCGCGCCCAAGTATCTCCAGACTCTGGGGGCGAGCATCCTCGTCATCGGCCTGTTCGATGCGCTGCAAACCCTGCTTGGCGCAGTCTATGCCTATCCCGGCGGCTGGTTGACGGACCGGTGGGGCCAGCGGCGGTCGCTGATTCTATTCAGCGCCCTGTCTTTGGGGGGGTACGCATTGGCGCTGGCTTGGCATCATTGGCTGGCCCTCCTGATCGGCGCGTTTCTGTTCCTCGCCTGGAGCGCGTTGTCCTTGCCCACGACCTTCACCGTCGTCGCCACCTCGCTCAAGGCCCGCCAGCACACCATGGGCATCGGCATCCAATCCATGGTGCGCCGCGTGCCAATGATGCTTGGCCCGCTGGTGGGAGGGTGGCTGATCACCCGCTTTGGTTGGACGCGCGGCGTGCAGTACGCGCTGCTGCTTTGTCTGTTGCTGACGCTTCTCACCATGGCGTTCCAATGGTTCATGTTCGAGCCGGCACGGGGTGAAGTCGCCCCAGCCGGCGAGTCCAATGGCACAAACTTCCTGGCGGTCATAAAATCTTTCACCCCCGCGCTGCGGGAGCTGCTGATCAGCGACATACTGATCCGGTTCTGCGAGCGCATCCCTTACGCGTTCATCATCTTGTGGGCGATGAATCGCGGCGGCGTTGACGCGCAGCAGTTTGGGCTGCTGGTTGCCATTGAGATGGTTACGGCGATGATCTGCTACATCCCCGTGGCGCACCTGGCGGACAAATACGGGCGGCGGCCGTTTGTACTGGTCACGTTCATGTTCTTCACGCTGTTCCCGGTGACGCTGCTCTGGGCGACCAGCTTCGGCTGGCTGGCGCTGGCGTTTGTCGTTCGCGGCTTGAAGGAATTCGGCGAACCGGCTCGAAAGGCCTTGATTATCGGGGAGGCTGTGCCGGAGTTGCGGGCGCGAACGTATGGCGCATATTACCTGATTCGGGATTGCGTAGTGACCAGCGGGTCGTTTGTCGGGGCATGGCTGTGGAGCATCGGCCCCTATGCGAACTTCGCGGGGGCTGCGGCATGCGGGGCTATGGGAACAGGCTGGTTCTGGTGGTTCATCTTTCGGCGGAAGGCTGTTCCGGGATTGACGGGCAGCCCCGGGAGCGCAGAATCAGCCGGAACTCGGACATGA
- a CDS encoding CDP-alcohol phosphatidyltransferase family protein: MTTANKITILRILLIPVFVVLTLYYTKEGKEVYRVLAILCFAIAAVFDGVDGYVARRYNQRSELGAILDPLADKLLLVSGIVVLSFDHSPHLESVPLWLTGTIIGRDILILIGMLVIQLVVGKVKVQPRIIGKIATVLQMAVVLLILLKKKEDWLPALTLGAVFCTGISGLLYVWDGTRQLSAHPSSSPKPKVQSPESEEGAPS; encoded by the coding sequence ATGACAACAGCCAACAAGATTACCATCCTGCGAATCCTGCTGATTCCGGTCTTCGTGGTGCTGACCCTCTACTACACCAAGGAGGGCAAGGAAGTGTATCGTGTGTTGGCGATTCTGTGTTTTGCCATTGCCGCTGTCTTTGATGGCGTGGACGGCTACGTCGCGCGGCGGTACAATCAGCGCAGTGAACTCGGTGCCATCCTTGATCCGCTGGCCGACAAACTGTTGCTGGTTTCCGGCATAGTGGTGCTGAGTTTTGATCACTCGCCGCATCTTGAGAGCGTTCCCCTTTGGCTAACGGGCACAATCATCGGGCGGGATATTCTGATACTGATCGGCATGCTGGTAATTCAATTGGTGGTTGGCAAAGTCAAGGTGCAACCGCGAATCATTGGCAAAATCGCTACTGTGTTGCAGATGGCCGTCGTACTTCTGATCTTATTGAAGAAGAAGGAGGACTGGCTTCCCGCACTGACTCTTGGCGCGGTCTTTTGCACGGGGATATCGGGACTGCTCTATGTGTGGGATGGCACGCGCCAGTTGAGCGCGCACCCTTCGTCGAGTCCGAAGCCCAAAGTCCAAAGTCCAGAGTCCGAGGAAGGGGCGCCCTCCTGA
- the bcp gene encoding thioredoxin-dependent thiol peroxidase translates to MGKPVELKLKEGDVAPDFTAASNGGGKVSLSGFKGKNVILYFYPRDNTPGCTREACAFRDEFAAFRKKGAVVLGVSTDSAKSHDKFADKYKLPFTLVSDEDKRIALAYGAWGPKSFLGRKYQGMYRVTFLIGPDGRIKKVWPMVKPADHAREILAAL, encoded by the coding sequence ATGGGAAAACCAGTTGAGTTGAAACTGAAGGAAGGAGACGTGGCGCCGGACTTCACTGCCGCCAGTAATGGCGGGGGCAAGGTGTCCCTGTCCGGCTTCAAGGGGAAGAACGTGATTCTCTACTTTTATCCTCGGGATAACACGCCAGGCTGCACCAGGGAGGCGTGCGCCTTCCGCGACGAGTTTGCCGCGTTCAGGAAGAAAGGCGCAGTCGTTCTCGGTGTCAGCACCGATTCAGCCAAGTCGCATGACAAGTTTGCGGATAAATACAAGCTGCCGTTTACCCTGGTGTCGGACGAGGACAAGAGGATTGCTTTGGCCTACGGGGCTTGGGGACCAAAGAGCTTCCTGGGCCGGAAGTACCAGGGCATGTATCGGGTGACCTTCCTGATCGGGCCCGATGGCCGGATCAAGAAGGTCTGGCCGATGGTTAAGCCGGCCGACCACGCCAGGGAGATTTTGGCCGCGCTCTAG
- a CDS encoding redoxin domain-containing protein translates to MAIPVGSKAPDFSLKSKQASGLVDVKLSDNLGKKHTVLLFFPAAFTGVCTQELCDITSGLNAYAGLNAEVIGISVDTPFAQEAWAQKEKIGIKLASDLNKEVIKKYDVVFPMLAGVGDTAARAAFVIDKAGVVQYSEQTPSPKELPNFAKVQETLAKLK, encoded by the coding sequence ATGGCAATACCTGTAGGGTCCAAAGCACCTGATTTTAGTCTGAAATCCAAGCAAGCGTCCGGGTTGGTGGACGTGAAGCTCAGCGACAACCTGGGCAAGAAGCACACCGTCCTGCTGTTTTTCCCGGCGGCGTTCACCGGCGTCTGCACCCAGGAACTGTGCGACATCACCAGCGGCCTCAACGCCTATGCCGGACTTAACGCCGAGGTTATCGGCATCAGCGTGGATACGCCCTTCGCCCAGGAAGCCTGGGCGCAGAAGGAGAAGATTGGCATCAAGCTGGCCAGCGACCTCAACAAGGAGGTCATCAAGAAGTACGACGTGGTCTTCCCGATGCTGGCTGGCGTAGGGGACACCGCAGCGCGGGCGGCATTCGTCATAGACAAGGCCGGCGTGGTCCAATACAGCGAGCAGACGCCGTCCCCGAAAGAACTGCCCAACTTCGCGAAGGTCCAAGAGACCCTGGCGAAGCTGAAGTAG
- a CDS encoding sigma factor, with the protein MLAAGRRSTPQSDRALEELCRAYWYPLYAYVRRHGHSKEDAEDLTQGFFAAFLKRNYLEDVRSEKGRFRAFLLAALKHYLANEYDRANRQKRGGGQTLLSLDWQDADTRYQIDPPDQLSPDKLYDQAWATTLLGQVITRLRAECAAEGKAAVFEQLKPFLTVGKGDIPYAEAAARAGLNEGAARVAVHRLRKRYRELLREEIAQTLSDPADLEEELRALFRAFGD; encoded by the coding sequence GTGCTGGCGGCGGGGCGACGGAGCACGCCGCAGTCCGACCGCGCGTTGGAGGAGTTGTGCCGCGCCTATTGGTACCCGCTCTACGCCTATGTGCGCCGCCATGGCCATTCCAAGGAGGACGCTGAGGACCTCACCCAGGGATTCTTCGCCGCCTTTCTCAAGAGGAATTACCTGGAGGACGTGCGGAGCGAGAAGGGCCGCTTCCGGGCGTTTCTGCTGGCGGCGCTAAAGCATTACCTGGCCAATGAATATGACCGCGCGAACCGCCAGAAGCGGGGCGGTGGGCAGACCCTGCTCTCGCTGGACTGGCAGGACGCCGATACGCGCTACCAGATCGACCCGCCGGACCAGCTCAGTCCGGACAAGCTCTACGACCAAGCGTGGGCCACGACCCTGCTGGGACAGGTCATCACCCGGCTGCGCGCGGAGTGTGCCGCCGAAGGCAAGGCCGCCGTCTTCGAGCAGTTGAAACCGTTCCTGACGGTGGGCAAGGGCGACATCCCCTACGCCGAAGCTGCCGCCAGAGCCGGCCTGAACGAGGGGGCGGCGCGGGTGGCGGTGCACCGGCTGCGCAAGCGCTACCGGGAGTTGCTGCGCGAGGAGATCGCACAAACGCTGTCCGACCCCGCCGACCTGGAAGAAGAGCTGCGCGCCCTGTTCCGGGCGTTTGGGGATTGA